Genomic DNA from Streptomyces sp. AM 2-1-1:
CGTACCCGTAGGGCTTCAACGGTACCTGCTTCCGTGGCCATACGGTACGCCGCCCGCGTCTTGCGCCCCGGTGCAGGACCAGTGAGGAGCCCCGTCCTCGCTGGTCAACTGCGATTTTAACCTCTTGTGGGCCTCCGACCCGCCGACCGGGGTGAGTCTTGTCTCGCCGGCCGGCGGGCGGTCGTCAGGAGCGGGCGGGACGACGTGCTTCGGCCATCCTGCGTTCGGCGATCCGGTCGGCGGCGGCGGCCGGCGGAATCCCGTCCTCCTTCGCACGTGCGAATATGGCCAGCGTGGTGTCGAAGATCTCCGCCGCCTTCGCCTTGCAGCGGTCGAAGTCGAAACCGTGCAGCTCGTCGGCGACCTGGATCACGCCGCCGGCGTTCACCACGTAGTCGGGGGCGTACAGGATCGCGCGGTCCGCGAGGTCCTTCTCCACACCCGGGTGCGCGAGCTGGTTGTTGGCCGCCCCGCACACCACCTTCGCCGTGAGCACCGGCACGGTGCGGTCGTCCAGCGCGCCGCCGAGCGCGCAGGGCGCGTAGATGTCGAGCCCTTCGGTGCGGATGAGCGCGTCGGTGTCGGCCGCGACGGCGATCCCGGGGTGCGCGTCGGTGAGCGCGCGCACCGACTCCTCGCGCACGTCCGTGACGACGACCTCGGCGCCGTCCTCCAGGAGGTGGCCGACCAGGTGGCGGCCGACCTTGCCGACCCCCGCGACGCCGACCTTCCGGCCGCGCAGGGTCGGATCGCCCCACAGGTGCTGGGCCGATGCCCGCATCCCCTGGAAGACACCGAACGCGGTGAGCACGGACGAGTCACCCGCACCGCCGTTCTCGGGGGAGCGGCCGGTGGTCCAGCGGCACTCGCGGGCGACGACGTCCATGTCCGCGACGTACGTGCCGACGTCGCAGGCCGTGACGTACCGCCCGCCGAGCGAGGCGACGAACCGGCCGTAGGCGAGCAGGAGTTCCTCGGTCTTCACGAGGTCGGGGTCGCCGATGATGACGGCCTTCCCGCCGCCGTGGTCGAGCCCGGCCATGGCGTTCTTGTACGACATCCCGCGCGCGAGGTTCAGCGCGTCGGCGACGGCCTCCGCCTCGGTCGCGTAGGGGTGGAAACGGGTGCCGCCGAGGGCCGGGCCCAGGGCGGTGGAGTGGAGGGCGATGACGGCCTTGAGGCCGCTGGCCCGGTCCTGGCAGATGACGACCTGCTCATGGCCTCCCTGGTCCGAGTGGAACAGGGTGCGCAGGACGTCCACGGGCGCGTCGTGCGCGCCGGGTACGCCGGTCACATCGGTCACGGTGGTGACTCCCAAGTACGAAGCGGCGGAACTGGAAGGGGACTTCTGAGGGTGGGAAGGCCCCGGCGGGCCGGCAGGACCGGCCCGTCCGGTCCTGAGCGTAGGCGCTGCTCACGCGCGGATCGCCCTTCTGCCGTGGATCACCCCCCGGGGGAGTACCGGCGTGACACGATCAGCTTCATGTCGGTGGTGTCTTCGGTGCTCGTCCCTTACACGTCCTATCTGCGGGTGTACGAGCCGCTCGCCGCCTTCCCGGAGGCCGAGCGCGCGCACTGGACGCGCTACGCGCAACGTGCCGTCTTCCCCACGGCCCAGGACGAACTCCGCCGTTCCCTGGCGGATTTGCTGCCCACGCCGCCGGTCGGGGTGAGCCCGCACGAGAGCGCGGACGCCTTCGTGACGGAGCTCGACGGGATGGTCTGCGTCTGCCCGTGGCGGACCCGGCTGCGCGGCTGGCTGGCTCTGGGGGAACTCGAGGAGATGTTTTCGGCCAATGTGCTGGACGCCGTCCTGCCTCCGGTGATCCGCGAGCAGCAGGCCGCCGACCATGAGCGGTGGCAGCGGCGGAACCCGGACGCGCGGCCCTGGATCAGGACCGCGGTCTGGCACGTACCGGTCCGCTGGTTCGTGCTCTTCGCCGACGGGGAGCGGGAGTACGGCGCCCCGGACGGCGCGGGCGGCCCGGCCTCGCTGCGGTACCGGACCCCGATGGTGGAGGCGCGCCGCCGGCTGGCCCGGGGGCTGCGGACCCTGCGCGAGACCGTGGACGACGGCTCGCTGGCGGACGGTCTGGTCGACGTGGGGCGGTGGCTGGAGGAGTTCCACCCCCGGTCGCTGGTCGAGCTGGACTACGCGGGGCTGGTGCACGCGGTGCCGGCGGAGCGGCTCGCCGAGGACCGGTCGGCGGCCGACGCGGCCGAGGGCATCGCGGCACTGCGCGCCGGCGACACCGACCGTGCGGCGGT
This window encodes:
- a CDS encoding Glu/Leu/Phe/Val dehydrogenase dimerization domain-containing protein gives rise to the protein MTDVTGVPGAHDAPVDVLRTLFHSDQGGHEQVVICQDRASGLKAVIALHSTALGPALGGTRFHPYATEAEAVADALNLARGMSYKNAMAGLDHGGGKAVIIGDPDLVKTEELLLAYGRFVASLGGRYVTACDVGTYVADMDVVARECRWTTGRSPENGGAGDSSVLTAFGVFQGMRASAQHLWGDPTLRGRKVGVAGVGKVGRHLVGHLLEDGAEVVVTDVREESVRALTDAHPGIAVAADTDALIRTEGLDIYAPCALGGALDDRTVPVLTAKVVCGAANNQLAHPGVEKDLADRAILYAPDYVVNAGGVIQVADELHGFDFDRCKAKAAEIFDTTLAIFARAKEDGIPPAAAADRIAERRMAEARRPARS